One part of the Pecten maximus chromosome 9, xPecMax1.1, whole genome shotgun sequence genome encodes these proteins:
- the LOC117334646 gene encoding aquaporin-9-like → MSSLKKLTRLQNPLAREIIAEYIGTFILVTFAIGSGAQYVLSRQEFSSFLTVNFAGGMGLTLGIYFSGGVSGGSLNPAVTLALCLSGRVPWFKWPFYSIAELAGAFTAAAVQFGIYYDAINHFDSGYRQTTGANATAGIFATYPQEFVSTTNTFFDQVFGTFLLISCILAITDKRNMLPHLGLQPLALGSIVFAIGTSFGFNCGYAINPARDLGPRIFTAIAGYGTEPFSYRDYNWFWVPIVGPMVGSFLGWAVYAITIENHWPPDENNLNEEGVIGDLDRAVSEKNHDGYINHGYHKEIEDLPHHI, encoded by the exons ATGTCTTCTTTAAAGAAACTGACGAGGCTGCAAAACCCGTTAGCTCGGGAGATAATAGCAGAATATATTGGAACATTTATCCTTGTA ACGTTTGCGATCGGTTCTGGTGCCCAGTATGTCCTCAGTCGTCAAGAGTTTAGCAGTTTTCTCACTGTCAATTTTGCCGGGGGAATGGGATTGACTCTAGGGATTTACTTCTCTGGAGGCGTGTCAG GAGGGTCCCTCAACCCAGCCGTGACGCTAGCTTTGTGCCTTAGTGGGCGTGTGCCCTGGTTTAAATGGCCTTTCTACTCTATAGCAGAACTAGCAGGGGCCTTTACAGCCGCAGCCGTCCAGTTTGGTATATACTATG ACGCCATCAACCATTTCGACTCCGGATATCGACAAACAACAGGAGCTAACGCAACAGCCGGAATATTCGCCACGTACCCTCAAGAATTTGTGTCaacaacaaacacattttttgaCCAG GTGTTCGGTACGTTCCTGCTGATAAGTTGTATACTCGCAATAACAGACAAACGTAACATGCTACCACATTTAGGACTTCAGCCACTAGCTCTTGGATCAATCGTATTCGCCATCGGTACATCATTTGGCTTCAATTGTGGTTATGCTATCAACCCAGCTCGGGATCTTGGTCCACGGATTTTCACAGCCATTGCTGGGTATGGAACGGAACCATTCAG TTACAGGGACTATAACTGGTTCTGGGTGCCCATAGTTGGTCCAATGGTAGGATCGTTCCTCGGCTGGGCTGTCTATGCTATCACGATAGAAAATCATTGGCCACCAGACGAGAACAATCTAAATGAAGAGGGGGTCATTGGCGACCTTGACCGGGCCGTTAGCGAAAAAAATCATGATGGCTATATCAATCACGGGTATCATAAAG AAATAGAAGATTTACCACACCATATATAA